A single Drosophila miranda strain MSH22 chromosome XR, D.miranda_PacBio2.1, whole genome shotgun sequence DNA region contains:
- the LOC108152941 gene encoding zinc finger MYND domain-containing protein 10 homolog — MVNFVYPEELYFFVESIRAFEVRDVGSSKWLDVHEMVIKLSQQAAYEASQNREEEVKEFLISRDKLRLLIHEAFCVNLWKTRVLPHLLEIDPNPQATFLIYTVMYHEAALVALLDMCLYHPSGCETLQESVLDLIDYCGHSVAQVIGLVSMGYHENESKVDVDEAVLTELERQKRNFVYKIGLRSISILNYLADNVSLFHLSATRRMLFTHDIPWLMVDLLCFRPWQRKTSKGLQKFIDEKWTNVEDAAKIVKPEAQAWFCVHQLLLNPQVMENYELNEARCKQLSKLLGLMHETLLDQLPVLIGLKQFLSRLTLSGNTTAKLQPLLLEDLPQIQNDLTKEVDREGGFYQIAQAQDSLFLSRDKKQICDLASRLSTAYGTELLCELEQNMADLNVQEGNPVSQPDSGAGGDTASGEQKKKCATCLVLAKKMCANCKKVHYCSRECQLKDWAKHKTACLDSS, encoded by the exons ATGGTAAACTTTGTTTATCCCGAGGAGCTTTACTTTTTCGTTGAGAGTATTCGCGCGTTCGAGGTGCGCGACGTTGGCAGCAGCAAATGGCTCGATGTCCACGAGATGGTCATCAAGCTGAGCCAGCAGGCGGCCTACGAGGCGTCCCAGAACCGTGAAGAGGAGGTCAAAGAGTTCCTGATTTCACGGGACAAGCTGCGCTTGCTGATACACGAGGCCTTCTGTGTGAATCTGTGGAAGACTCGGGTGCTACCGCATCTGCTGGAGATCGACCCGAATCCCCAGGCTACATTTCTCATCTACACGGTGATGTACCATGAGGCGGCGCTGGTGGCTCTGTTGGACATGTGCCTCTACCACCCCAGTGGCTGTGAGACGCTGCAGGAATCGGTGCTGGATCTCATCGACTACTGTGGCCACTCGGTGGCCCAGGTGATTGGGCTCGTCAGCATGGGCTACCACGAGAACGAGTCAAAGGTGGACGTTGACGAAGCTGTGCTCACCGAGCTGGAGCGCCAGAAGCGCAATTTCGTATACAAGATCGGCCTGCGCTCCATCTCCATTCTCAACTACTTGGCCGACAACGTGTCGCTGTTTCACCTGAGCGCCACTCGTCGCATGTTGTTTACCCACGACATCCCCTGGCTAATGGTTGATTTGCTCTGCTTCCGTCCCTGGCAGCGTAAGACCAGCAAGGGGCTACAGAAGTTTATCGACGAGAAGTGGACCAATGTGGAGGATGCCGCCAAGATAGTCAAGCCCGAGGCCCAGGCCTGGTTCTGTGTGCATCAGTTGCTTCTCAATCCCCAGGTCATGGAGAACTACGAGCTGAACGAGGCGCGTTGCAAGCAGCTGTCGAAG CTCTTGGGTCTAATGCACGAAACCCTCTTGGACCAGTTGCCCGTGCTCATTGGGCTGAAGCAATTCCTTAGCCGCTTGACCCTCAGCGGCAATACAACGGCCAAATTGCAGCCTCTTCTGTTGGAAGATCTGCCCCAAATACAAAACGACCTGACCAAGGAGGTTGATCGCGAAGGTGGCTTCTATCAGATAGCCCAGGCCCAGGATTCCTTGTTTCTCAGCCGGGACAAGAAGCAGATCTGTGACCTGGCCAGCCGCTTGAGTACTGCCTACGGCACAGAGCTCTTGTGCGAACTAGAGCAGAATATGGCCGATCTGAACGTGCAGGAGGGAAATCCGGTGTCCCAACCGGATTCTGGGGCTGGAGGCGACACGGCATCAGGAGAGCAGAAAAAAAAGTGCGCCACTTGCCTGGTTTTGGCCAAAAAGATGTGCGCCAACTGCAAGAAGGTCCACTATTGCTCGCG TGAGTGCCAACTCAAGGACTGGGCAAAGCACAAGACTGCCTGCCTGGACAGTTCTTAA
- the LOC108152571 gene encoding adenosine kinase isoform X1: MCDRSSNNREGILVGCGNPLLDISAIVPMDFLQKYEMKEDDAILAEERHMPIYRELVDGFQAEFLAGGSVQNSLRIAQWILGQPKVAVFFGCVGEDEYADILMEKARSAGLDVHYQIKKDVPTGTCAVLITGTHRSLCANLAAANNFTIDHLDQPLNKALVDNALYYYISGFFLTVNPPSIMQVAATALAKQRPFLMNLSAPFISQFYMAPLLAVMPYVDIIFGNEAEAHAFATAQGWPTEDLREIGKRLVALDKLNPARPRIAILTQGCDPVLLIQRDSVEEFPVTRLAVHEIVDTNGAGDAFVGGFLSQFVQGKSLDVCIRCGNYAAGHIIKNPGCTYTGEPQFVE; this comes from the exons ATGTGCGATCGGAGCAGTAACAATAG AGAAGGCATCCTGGTTGGATGCGGCAATCCACTGCTGGACATTTCCGCCATTGTGCCGATGGACTTTTTGCAGAAGTATGAGATGAAGGAGGACGATGCCATCCTGGCCGAGGAGCGACACATGCCCATCTATCGGGAGCTGGTCGATGGCTTCCAGGCGGAATTCCTGGCCGGCGGATCTGTGCAGAATTCACTGCGCATCGCCCAATGGATCTTGGGACAGCCGAAGGTGGCCGTCTTCTTTGGCTGCGTTGGTGAGGACGAGTATGCTGATATACTAATGGAGAAGGCCCGGTCCGCGGGACTGGACGTCCACTATCAGATCAAGAAGGACGTACCCACGGGCACCTGCGCCGTTCTCATCACCGGCACACATCGATCGCTCTGCGCCAACTTGGCGGCGGCCAACAACTTCACCATCGACCATTTGGATCAGCCCCTCAACAAAGCGCTGGTGGATAATGCTTTGTACTACTATATTTCG GGCTTCTTTCTCACTGTGAACCCGCCCAGCATAATGCAAGTGGCCGCCACTGCCCTTGCCAAGCAGCGACCGTTCCTAATGAACCTCAGCGCACCATTCATATCACAATTCTACATGGCACCGCTACTGGCCGTCATGCCCTATGTGGACATCATCTTTGGTAATGAGGCGGAGGCGCATGCCTTTGCTACGGCCCAGGGCTGGCCGACCGAAGATCTGCGCGAGATTGGCAAGCGTCTGGTGGCGCTGGACAAACTGAATCCGGCGCGACCTCGCATTGCCATACTAACGCAGGGCTGTGATCCCGTGCTGCTCATCCAGCGGGACTCGGTTGAAGAGTTTCCGGTCACACGATTGGCGGTGCATGAGATTGTCGATACCAATGGCGCTGGGGATGCATTCGTTGGCGGTTTTCTGTCGCAGTTTGTGCAGGGCAAGTCCCTCGACGTGTGCATACGATGTGGCAACTATGCTGCTGGACATATTATCAAGAATCCTGGCTGTACGTATACGGGTGAGCCGCAGTTTGTCGAAtaa
- the LOC108153344 gene encoding cullin homolog 1 isoform X1 gives MSRKKTFTDFSELLLADLERIFRNDTTWTRRDLLALHRRICDLCCTALIETRRSQKAGRKVYLALKNFLTIRLKSIVEELESINDEQELLCEYNRCWKSYQASVTVLDIGCSYLNENWLKREILEDRDDVYTIYRLGMILWKSILFTPIDRSLINAINHTMVGEIHDQPINRSKIYTALQSIVDILGNDVNQSCSVLEKMTNVFQSNVIQFFESESKTLFRSLLESDLRGELQLFVKCAIIYKPAIEPDLCNTLSAHLECLLKNSIDRCGKLNYERDYVQAIWGLRKVPLLRAFADRKELIAKVDYVCDEVINKKPEGKKEGNTPLIFARYCHMLMLNKPSSENEEITLRNEMKKIVDVVLYLSEENRKSFTNDYFALLKKRCIDDTSASDKNESLLISMLAKDLGSDFQVKGRIERNEMNASNGIQAKCQEFLVGIGLKVQIDFRVKFFKVRQLEGSINGIRLPVELEQFENEFRLFWSKEFNRYGLNFHPLKSWGELTMNSSSQKCYTLRVNTLQMALLLQFNHQNTFAVQKLAENVGTSAETLIQVMCPLIDHKLLIASENSAPLTPTSSITVCRDYNRKRSLINCLKSIAPMGQKPTTERNMNIQELDTTIVRIMERKKQLQLKRLIHEVTLEPKHHSSSIFIIDARIKHFLKNKYLELSSDEKVIKLSKI, from the exons ATGTCTCGTAAAAAAACGTTTACAGATTTCAGCGAACTGCTGTTGGCGGATTTGGAGAGGATCTTTCGAAATGACACCACATGGACACGTCGGGATCTCTTGGCTCTCCACAGGAGAATTTGCGATCTCTGCTGCACCGCATTAATTGAGACCAGACGCAGCCAGAAAGCTGGTAGAAAAGTTTACCTCGCCCTAAAGAATTTTCTAACCATTCGGCTTAAAAGCATAGTAGAGGAACTAGAATCAATAAACGACGAACAGGAGTTGCTCTGTGAGTATAACCGTTGCTGGAAATCGTACCAGGCATCCGTCACTGTCCTGGATATCGGATGTAGCTATTTGAACGAAAACTGGCTAAAAAGAGAGATTCTTGAAGATCGTGATGATGTATATACGATCTACCGTCTGGGTATGATTCTGTGGAAATCGATTTTATTCACACCGATCGATCGATCTCTAATCAATGCCATTAATCACACTATGGTGGGAGAAATCCACGATCAGCCCATTAACCGCTCCAAGATATATACTGCGTTACAGTCGATCGTCGACATACTCGGCAATGACGTCAATCAGTCTTGTTCCGTGCTAGAAAAAATGACCAACGTTTTCCAATCGAATGTTATACAGTTTTTCGAGTCTGAATCGAAAACATTATTCCGAAGCTTGCTAGAATCGGACTTGCGCGGAGAACTACAACTTTTCGTGAAATGTGCCATTATATATAAGCCTGCTATTGAGCCGGATCTGTGCAACACACTGAGCGCACACCTTGAGTGCCTGTTAAAGAATTCGATCGACAGATGCGGGAAGCTTAATTATGAGAGGGACTATGTTCAAGCCATATGGGGCCTGAGAAAAGTTCCCCTTCTAAGGGCTTTTGCAGATCGCAAAGAATTAATAGCTAAGGTTGATTATGTGTGCGATGAGGTGATAAACAAAAAACCCGAAGGTAAAAAAGAAGGGAATACACCGCTTATATTTGCCCGGTACTGTCATATGCTAATGCTGAATAAGCCATCTTCCGAAAACGAAGAAATCACGCttcgaaatgaaatgaaaaaaaTTGTTGATGTCGTTCTATATTTGAGCGAGGAGAATAGGAAATCCTTTACCAATGACTACTTTGCACTGCTGAAAAAGCGATGTATCGACGATACATCTGCATCGGATAAAAACGAATCATTGCTAATCTCTATGCTGGCGAAGGATCTTGGGAGTGATTTCCAAGTAAAGGGAAGAATCGAGCGGAATGAAATGAATGCATCGAATGGCATACAAGCAAAGTGCCAGGAGTTCCTGGTGGGAATAGGCTTAAAAGTACAAATTGATTTTCGTGTCAAGTTTTTTAAAGTCAGACAGCTCGAAGGTTCAATAAATGGCATTCGATTGCCCGTGGAACTGGAGCAGTTCGAAAACGAGTTCCGATTATTTTGGTCTAAAGAGTTTAATAGATATGGGCTCAACTTTCATCCTCTCAAGTCCTGGGGCGAGCTGACCATGAACTCAAGCTCCCAGAAATGTTATACCCTCCGGGTAAACACCTTGCAAATGGCTCTGCTTCTGCAGTTCAACCACCAGAATACGTTCGCTGTCCAGAAATTGGCCGAAAATGTGGGAACCAGCGCGGAGACACTGATACAG GTGATGTGTCCACTGATCGACCACAAGCTATTGATCGCCAGTGAAAATTCTGCACCCTTGACCCCGACATCTTCTATAACTGTGTGCAGGGATTACAATAGAAAACGGAGCCTTATAAACTGTTTAAAATCTATCGCACCAATGGGTCAAAAACCGACAACTGAAAGAAATATGAATATACAGGAGCTAGATACAACAATAGTGCGCATCATGGAAAGAAAGAAGCAATTACAACTAAAACGACTGATTCACGAAGTGACGTTAGAGCCGAAGCATCACTCCAGCTCCATTTTTATAATTGATGCTCGTATTAAACATTTTCTTAAAAATAAATACCTGGAACTTTCATCAGACGAAAAAGTAATTAAACTATCTaaaatataa
- the LOC108152572 gene encoding protein-S-isoprenylcysteine O-methyltransferase, protein MCANSQRNPAAGTTSDCWPCYEGRLSLYCFVITATLVLIPSVPQIYYGIVPNVWGAVLWGPVLYYALINMIIRFVLRNSDYQVAIRASFLGFVEAVSVLVICFAPTSWQQFGVYGCFMAFFHYSEFLVIAYANPRTLTLDSFMLNHSVHYGLAAAASWIEFSLEVYFLPDFKRYGYIWVLGMALCTFGELIRKSAIITAGRSFTHLVQNEKHSDHKLITHGIYAYCRHPSYVGWFWWSIGTQLILINPICICVYTFVSWLFFHDRIYVEEYSLLNFFQSDYVRYQKRVPTGLPFIKGYLIE, encoded by the exons ATGTGTGCAAATAGCCAACGCAACCCCGCTGCAGGAACAACTAGCGACTGCTGGCCGTGCTATGAGGGTCGTCTAAGTTTGTATTGTTTTGTGATTACAGCGACCCTTGTTCTAATCCCATCAGTGCCACAGATCTACTATGGCATTGTGCCGAACGTGTGGGGTGCCGTCCTTTGGGGACCGGTCCTTTATTACGCACTGATCAACATGATCATTCGATTTGTGCTCAGAAATAGTGACTACCAG GTGGCGATACGGGCGTCGTTTCTGGGGTTTGTCGAGGCCGTGAGCGTATTAGTAATTTGCTTTGCTCCTACGTCTTGGCAACAGTTTGGCGTCTACGGATGCTTTATGGCATTCTTTCATTATTCAGAGTTCCTGGTCATAGCCTACGCTAATCCGCGCACGCTGACCCTAGACTCGTTTATGCTTAATCATTCGGTACACTATGGCCTGGCTGCGGCAGCCAGCTGGATTGAGTTTTCCCTGGAAGTGTACTTCCTGCCCGATTTTAAACGCTACGGCTACATTTGGGTGCTAGGCATGGCCCTGTGCACCTTTGGCGAGCTGATCCGGAAGTCGGCCATCATCACAGCCGGACGAAGCTTTACGCACTTG GTGCAAAATGAGAAACACTCAGACCACAAGCTCATTACGCACGGCATTTACGCATACTGCCGGCATCCTTCCTATGTTGGCTGGTTCTGGTGGTCCATCGGTACACAGCTCATACTGATCAATCCCATTTGCATCTGCGTCTACACGTTTGTCAGCTGGCTCTTCTTCCACGATCGCATCTACGTCGAGGAGTACTCCCTGCTCAACTTCTTCCAGTCGGACTATGTGCGCTATCAGAAGCGAGTACCCACGGGCCTGCCCTTCATAAAAGGCTATCTGATTGAGTAG
- the LOC108152944 gene encoding 40S ribosomal protein S12 has protein sequence MADVDVDVPSAAPVLDGAMDINTALQEVLKKSLIADGLVHGIHQACKALDKRQAVLCILAESFDEPNYKKLVTALCNEHQIPLIRVDSHKKLGEWSGLCKIDKEGKPRKVCGCSVVVIKDFGEETPALDVVKDHLRQNS, from the exons ATGGCCGACGTTGATGT TGATGTGCCCTCCGCAGCCCCCGTCCTCGATGGCGCCATGGACATTAACACTGCCCTGCAGGAAGTGCTAAAGAAGTCTCTGATTGCTGATGGTCTCGTGCATGGCATCCACCAGGCCTGCAAGGCCCTGGACAA ACGTCAGGCCGTTCTGTGCATTCTGGCCGAGTCCTTCGATGAGCCCAACTACAAAAAACTGGTCACTGCCCTGTGCAACGAGCATCAGATCCCCCTGATCCGCGTGGACTCGCACAAGAAGCTCGGCGAATGGTCCGGCCTGTGCAAGATCGACAAGGAGGGCAAGCCCCGCAAGGTGTGCGGCTGCTCAGTGGTGGTCATCAAAGACTTTGGTGAGGAAACACCCGCTTTAGATGTGGTTAAGGACCATCTCAGGCAGAACAGCTAG
- the LOC108152573 gene encoding 39S ribosomal protein L20, mitochondrial, translating to MVFLNIPLLVRARGPDEFWRKRRIFKLAAHYRSRTRNVYSFAIRSVHRALAYATKGRKLKKLDMAQLWTTRVEAGCQQYGVGLETFKEGLTRTDILLNKKMLADLAIWEPRSFEALVKISRERAAVEGFPDIKQRSAFNQVYGLRNLKLD from the exons ATGGTCTTCCTGAATATACCACTATTGGTGCGCGCTCGTGGTCCTGATGAGTTTTGGCGCAAAAGACGTATTTTCAAATTGGCAGCG CATTACCGTAGTCGCACTCGCAATGTCTATTCTTTTGCTATTCGGAGTGTCCACAGAGCCTTGGCGTACGCCACTAAGGGCCGCAAGTTGAAGAAACTGGACATGGCCCAGTTGTGGACGACTCGCGTCGAGGCCGGCTGCCAGCAGTATGGCGTAGGACTGGAAACATTTAAGGAGGGTCTGACGCGCACCGACATCCTGTTGAACAA GAAAATGCTCGCTGACTTGGCCATATGGGAGCCGCGCTCATTTGAGGCTTTGGTGAAGATCTCGCGGGAACGGGCCGCCGTTGAAGGATTTCCCGACATAAAGCAACGTTCCGCCTTCAATCAGGTTTATGGGCTGCGCAACCTGAAGCTGGATTAg
- the LOC108152943 gene encoding matrix-remodeling-associated protein 7: MNEILSSLDGLFLGLPGHYSVALTTLLLCVLVAFYFANFFKDKNELEDEGLGPDEMHDEDDSELRVRLEDEDDDELDLDDDEAFEERTSESDMELIEDHQPGQDYSHLMGKFKTKHIQHSLEKTLTADQIMEERRIEREQLAAIFEMLRKQEAELNLKDRISDQDLDEQVRLYR; the protein is encoded by the exons ATGAACGAAATATTGTCATCGCTGGACGGCCTCTTCCTGGGCCTACCCGGTCACTATTCGGTCGCCCTGACCACTCTCCTGCTATGCGTTTTGGTGGCCTTTTATTTTGCCAACTTCTTCAAGGATAAAAAC GAACTGGAGGACGAGGGACTGGGCCCCGATGAAATGCATGACGAAGATGATTCCGAGTTGAGGGTGCGTCTTGAGGACGAGGATGATGACGAACTGGATCTGGATGACGACGAGGCCTTCGAGGAGCGTACAAGTGAGAGCGACATGGAGCTCATTGAGGATCATCAGCCCGGCCAGGACTACAGTCATCTCATGGGAAAGTTCAAGACCAAACACATCCAGCACAGTCTCGAGAAGACCCTCACAGCCGACCAGATCATGGAGGAGCGTCGCATTGAGAGGGAGCAGCTGGCGGCCATTTTTGAAATGCTGCGTAAGCAAGAGGCCGAACTGAATCTCAAGGATCGCATAAGCGATCAGGATCTCGATGAACAAGTGCGACTGTATCGCTAA
- the LOC108152571 gene encoding adenosine kinase isoform X2 — translation MTSTLQEGILVGCGNPLLDISAIVPMDFLQKYEMKEDDAILAEERHMPIYRELVDGFQAEFLAGGSVQNSLRIAQWILGQPKVAVFFGCVGEDEYADILMEKARSAGLDVHYQIKKDVPTGTCAVLITGTHRSLCANLAAANNFTIDHLDQPLNKALVDNALYYYISGFFLTVNPPSIMQVAATALAKQRPFLMNLSAPFISQFYMAPLLAVMPYVDIIFGNEAEAHAFATAQGWPTEDLREIGKRLVALDKLNPARPRIAILTQGCDPVLLIQRDSVEEFPVTRLAVHEIVDTNGAGDAFVGGFLSQFVQGKSLDVCIRCGNYAAGHIIKNPGCTYTGEPQFVE, via the exons atgacGAGCACGCTGCA AGAAGGCATCCTGGTTGGATGCGGCAATCCACTGCTGGACATTTCCGCCATTGTGCCGATGGACTTTTTGCAGAAGTATGAGATGAAGGAGGACGATGCCATCCTGGCCGAGGAGCGACACATGCCCATCTATCGGGAGCTGGTCGATGGCTTCCAGGCGGAATTCCTGGCCGGCGGATCTGTGCAGAATTCACTGCGCATCGCCCAATGGATCTTGGGACAGCCGAAGGTGGCCGTCTTCTTTGGCTGCGTTGGTGAGGACGAGTATGCTGATATACTAATGGAGAAGGCCCGGTCCGCGGGACTGGACGTCCACTATCAGATCAAGAAGGACGTACCCACGGGCACCTGCGCCGTTCTCATCACCGGCACACATCGATCGCTCTGCGCCAACTTGGCGGCGGCCAACAACTTCACCATCGACCATTTGGATCAGCCCCTCAACAAAGCGCTGGTGGATAATGCTTTGTACTACTATATTTCG GGCTTCTTTCTCACTGTGAACCCGCCCAGCATAATGCAAGTGGCCGCCACTGCCCTTGCCAAGCAGCGACCGTTCCTAATGAACCTCAGCGCACCATTCATATCACAATTCTACATGGCACCGCTACTGGCCGTCATGCCCTATGTGGACATCATCTTTGGTAATGAGGCGGAGGCGCATGCCTTTGCTACGGCCCAGGGCTGGCCGACCGAAGATCTGCGCGAGATTGGCAAGCGTCTGGTGGCGCTGGACAAACTGAATCCGGCGCGACCTCGCATTGCCATACTAACGCAGGGCTGTGATCCCGTGCTGCTCATCCAGCGGGACTCGGTTGAAGAGTTTCCGGTCACACGATTGGCGGTGCATGAGATTGTCGATACCAATGGCGCTGGGGATGCATTCGTTGGCGGTTTTCTGTCGCAGTTTGTGCAGGGCAAGTCCCTCGACGTGTGCATACGATGTGGCAACTATGCTGCTGGACATATTATCAAGAATCCTGGCTGTACGTATACGGGTGAGCCGCAGTTTGTCGAAtaa
- the LOC108152574 gene encoding 10 kDa heat shock protein, mitochondrial, whose product MAAAIKKIIPMLDRILIQRAEALTKTKGGIVLPEKAVGKVLEGTVVAVGPGARNASTGSHIPIGVKEGDRVLLPEFGGTKVNLEGDVKELFLFRESDILAKLE is encoded by the exons ATG GCCGCTGCTATTAAGAAGATTATACCCATGCTGGACCGCATTCTAATTCAACGTGCCGAGGCTCTGACCAAAACGAAAGGCGGCATTGTCTTGCCCGAAAAGGCGGTGGGCAAAGTTCTCGAAGGTACTGTTGTCGCTGTGGGGCCTGGCGCGCGCAATGCT TCAACTGGCAGTCACATTCCCATTGGCGTGAAGGAAGGAGACCGTGTCCTGTTGCCCGAATTCGGTGGCACCAAGGTTAACCTTGAGGGCGATGTTAAGGAACTGTTTCTGTTCCGCGAATCTGACATCCTGGCCAAACTGGAATAG
- the LOC108153344 gene encoding cullin homolog 1 isoform X2 — protein MDFSELLLADLERIFRNDTTWTRRDLLALHRRICDLCCTALIETRRSQKAGRKVYLALKNFLTIRLKSIVEELESINDEQELLCEYNRCWKSYQASVTVLDIGCSYLNENWLKREILEDRDDVYTIYRLGMILWKSILFTPIDRSLINAINHTMVGEIHDQPINRSKIYTALQSIVDILGNDVNQSCSVLEKMTNVFQSNVIQFFESESKTLFRSLLESDLRGELQLFVKCAIIYKPAIEPDLCNTLSAHLECLLKNSIDRCGKLNYERDYVQAIWGLRKVPLLRAFADRKELIAKVDYVCDEVINKKPEGKKEGNTPLIFARYCHMLMLNKPSSENEEITLRNEMKKIVDVVLYLSEENRKSFTNDYFALLKKRCIDDTSASDKNESLLISMLAKDLGSDFQVKGRIERNEMNASNGIQAKCQEFLVGIGLKVQIDFRVKFFKVRQLEGSINGIRLPVELEQFENEFRLFWSKEFNRYGLNFHPLKSWGELTMNSSSQKCYTLRVNTLQMALLLQFNHQNTFAVQKLAENVGTSAETLIQVMCPLIDHKLLIASENSAPLTPTSSITVCRDYNRKRSLINCLKSIAPMGQKPTTERNMNIQELDTTIVRIMERKKQLQLKRLIHEVTLEPKHHSSSIFIIDARIKHFLKNKYLELSSDEKVIKLSKI, from the exons ATGG ATTTCAGCGAACTGCTGTTGGCGGATTTGGAGAGGATCTTTCGAAATGACACCACATGGACACGTCGGGATCTCTTGGCTCTCCACAGGAGAATTTGCGATCTCTGCTGCACCGCATTAATTGAGACCAGACGCAGCCAGAAAGCTGGTAGAAAAGTTTACCTCGCCCTAAAGAATTTTCTAACCATTCGGCTTAAAAGCATAGTAGAGGAACTAGAATCAATAAACGACGAACAGGAGTTGCTCTGTGAGTATAACCGTTGCTGGAAATCGTACCAGGCATCCGTCACTGTCCTGGATATCGGATGTAGCTATTTGAACGAAAACTGGCTAAAAAGAGAGATTCTTGAAGATCGTGATGATGTATATACGATCTACCGTCTGGGTATGATTCTGTGGAAATCGATTTTATTCACACCGATCGATCGATCTCTAATCAATGCCATTAATCACACTATGGTGGGAGAAATCCACGATCAGCCCATTAACCGCTCCAAGATATATACTGCGTTACAGTCGATCGTCGACATACTCGGCAATGACGTCAATCAGTCTTGTTCCGTGCTAGAAAAAATGACCAACGTTTTCCAATCGAATGTTATACAGTTTTTCGAGTCTGAATCGAAAACATTATTCCGAAGCTTGCTAGAATCGGACTTGCGCGGAGAACTACAACTTTTCGTGAAATGTGCCATTATATATAAGCCTGCTATTGAGCCGGATCTGTGCAACACACTGAGCGCACACCTTGAGTGCCTGTTAAAGAATTCGATCGACAGATGCGGGAAGCTTAATTATGAGAGGGACTATGTTCAAGCCATATGGGGCCTGAGAAAAGTTCCCCTTCTAAGGGCTTTTGCAGATCGCAAAGAATTAATAGCTAAGGTTGATTATGTGTGCGATGAGGTGATAAACAAAAAACCCGAAGGTAAAAAAGAAGGGAATACACCGCTTATATTTGCCCGGTACTGTCATATGCTAATGCTGAATAAGCCATCTTCCGAAAACGAAGAAATCACGCttcgaaatgaaatgaaaaaaaTTGTTGATGTCGTTCTATATTTGAGCGAGGAGAATAGGAAATCCTTTACCAATGACTACTTTGCACTGCTGAAAAAGCGATGTATCGACGATACATCTGCATCGGATAAAAACGAATCATTGCTAATCTCTATGCTGGCGAAGGATCTTGGGAGTGATTTCCAAGTAAAGGGAAGAATCGAGCGGAATGAAATGAATGCATCGAATGGCATACAAGCAAAGTGCCAGGAGTTCCTGGTGGGAATAGGCTTAAAAGTACAAATTGATTTTCGTGTCAAGTTTTTTAAAGTCAGACAGCTCGAAGGTTCAATAAATGGCATTCGATTGCCCGTGGAACTGGAGCAGTTCGAAAACGAGTTCCGATTATTTTGGTCTAAAGAGTTTAATAGATATGGGCTCAACTTTCATCCTCTCAAGTCCTGGGGCGAGCTGACCATGAACTCAAGCTCCCAGAAATGTTATACCCTCCGGGTAAACACCTTGCAAATGGCTCTGCTTCTGCAGTTCAACCACCAGAATACGTTCGCTGTCCAGAAATTGGCCGAAAATGTGGGAACCAGCGCGGAGACACTGATACAG GTGATGTGTCCACTGATCGACCACAAGCTATTGATCGCCAGTGAAAATTCTGCACCCTTGACCCCGACATCTTCTATAACTGTGTGCAGGGATTACAATAGAAAACGGAGCCTTATAAACTGTTTAAAATCTATCGCACCAATGGGTCAAAAACCGACAACTGAAAGAAATATGAATATACAGGAGCTAGATACAACAATAGTGCGCATCATGGAAAGAAAGAAGCAATTACAACTAAAACGACTGATTCACGAAGTGACGTTAGAGCCGAAGCATCACTCCAGCTCCATTTTTATAATTGATGCTCGTATTAAACATTTTCTTAAAAATAAATACCTGGAACTTTCATCAGACGAAAAAGTAATTAAACTATCTaaaatataa